One Kitasatospora sp. NBC_01266 genomic window carries:
- a CDS encoding ABC transporter permease, whose product MIGYLIRRLLGIVATLLVICAVTFVIFYLLPTDPAVMFCGKDCPPDRVAEVRQQMGLNAPLVVQFARYVLAIFAGRTMGTGQYAVHCGFPCFGYSFQSGAPVWSLIMNRLPTSVSLAIGAAVVWVLLGLGVGVISALRKNSWVDRTLMVATIGAAAVPVYFTAMILLYVVVVLLGWLPFPSYVAFGSDPVGWVQNLILPWITLALATAAMYARMTRSSVIETLAEPFVRTARAKGLRERRVVGKHGLRPALTAVATMLGMDLGSLLAGAMITETLFSLPGVGKLFADSLHKADQPVVMGITLLASFFIVTSNLVVDLLYAWIDPRARLS is encoded by the coding sequence ATGATCGGCTACCTGATCCGTCGACTGCTGGGCATCGTGGCCACCCTGCTGGTGATCTGCGCGGTCACCTTCGTCATCTTCTACCTGCTGCCCACCGACCCGGCGGTGATGTTCTGCGGCAAGGACTGCCCGCCCGACCGGGTCGCCGAGGTGCGCCAGCAGATGGGCCTGAACGCCCCGCTGGTGGTGCAGTTCGCCCGCTACGTGCTGGCCATCTTCGCCGGCCGCACCATGGGCACCGGGCAGTACGCGGTGCACTGCGGCTTCCCGTGCTTCGGGTACTCCTTCCAGAGCGGGGCGCCGGTCTGGAGCCTGATCATGAACCGGCTGCCCACCAGCGTCTCGCTGGCGATCGGCGCGGCCGTGGTCTGGGTGCTGCTGGGCCTGGGCGTCGGCGTGATCTCCGCGCTGCGCAAGAACAGCTGGGTAGACCGCACCCTGATGGTCGCCACCATCGGTGCGGCCGCGGTGCCGGTCTACTTCACCGCGATGATCCTGCTCTACGTGGTGGTCGTGCTGCTCGGCTGGCTGCCCTTCCCGAGCTATGTCGCCTTCGGCTCCGATCCGGTGGGCTGGGTGCAGAACCTGATCCTGCCGTGGATCACCCTGGCGCTGGCCACCGCGGCGATGTACGCCCGGATGACCCGAAGTTCGGTGATCGAGACGCTCGCCGAGCCGTTCGTGCGCACCGCGCGGGCCAAGGGGCTGCGCGAGCGCAGGGTGGTCGGCAAGCACGGGCTGCGCCCGGCGCTGACGGCGGTGGCCACCATGCTCGGCATGGACCTGGGCTCGCTGCTGGCCGGCGCGATGATCACCGAGACGCTGTTCAGCTTGCCGGGCGTCGGCAAGCTCTTCGCCGACTCCCTGCACAAGGCGGACCAGCCGGTGGTGATGGGCATCACGCTGCTGGCCTCCTTCTTCATCGTCACTTCCAATCTGGTCGTGGACCTGCTCTACGCCTGGATCGACCCGAGAGCGAGGCTTTCGTGA
- a CDS encoding ABC transporter permease: MTAALRTDGPVELTDTQERLSPWKLTWRRLRRDKAALFGLGLIAFFVLAALLAPVLTAISGHGPAATDENAIDPYLGGLPRGSLGGMSPSHWLGVEPMLGRDIFARLLYGARVSLLVAFSAAVLITVIGVLLGSTAGYFGGRVDAVISRFMDIMMSFPSLIFMIALLSVVQNANRVLLLILVMTLFTWPYIARVIRGQTISLRHREYIEAARASGTGSARILLTEILPNLTGTVIVYLTLAIPNLIGAEAGLTYLGVGVRPPTPSWGQMISDSVLYYKVDPMFFVLPCACLFLLVLAFTLLGDALRDALDPKGGRG; the protein is encoded by the coding sequence ATGACCGCCGCACTCCGCACTGACGGACCGGTTGAACTGACGGACACTCAGGAACGCCTCTCCCCATGGAAGTTGACCTGGCGCCGACTGCGCCGTGACAAGGCCGCGCTGTTCGGCCTGGGCCTGATCGCCTTCTTCGTGCTGGCCGCGCTGCTGGCCCCGGTGCTCACCGCGATCAGCGGCCACGGCCCGGCCGCCACCGACGAGAACGCCATCGACCCCTACCTCGGCGGGCTGCCGCGCGGCAGCCTGGGCGGGATGAGCCCCTCGCACTGGCTGGGTGTCGAGCCGATGCTCGGCCGCGACATCTTCGCCCGGCTGCTCTACGGCGCCCGGGTCAGCCTGCTGGTCGCCTTCAGCGCCGCCGTGCTGATCACCGTGATCGGCGTGCTGCTCGGCAGCACGGCCGGCTACTTCGGCGGCCGGGTGGACGCGGTGATCAGCCGGTTCATGGACATCATGATGTCCTTCCCGAGCCTGATCTTCATGATCGCGCTGCTCTCGGTGGTGCAGAACGCCAACCGGGTGCTGCTGCTGATCCTGGTGATGACCCTCTTCACCTGGCCCTACATCGCCCGGGTGATCCGCGGCCAGACCATCTCGCTGCGGCACCGCGAGTACATCGAGGCGGCCCGCGCCAGCGGCACCGGCAGCGCCCGGATCCTGCTCACCGAGATCCTGCCCAACCTGACCGGCACCGTCATCGTCTACCTGACGCTGGCCATCCCGAACCTGATCGGCGCCGAGGCCGGCCTGACCTACCTGGGCGTCGGGGTCCGCCCGCCGACCCCCTCCTGGGGCCAGATGATCTCCGACTCGGTGCTCTACTACAAGGTCGACCCGATGTTCTTCGTGCTGCCGTGCGCCTGCCTCTTCCTGCTGGTGCTGGCCTTCACCCTGCTCGGCGACGCGCTGCGCGACGCCCTGGACCCGAAGGGCGGGCGCGGATGA
- a CDS encoding ABC transporter substrate-binding protein produces MTRRTHAALAAAIAATLTLALGACSSTGSGSGADEKSLTTAGDGIVGGTPVRGGTLHVLADQDFSDLDPTRNWVEPEMDFGIRYLYRTLTTFKAEPGSGGLQIVPDLATDLGEPSDGDRTWTFHLKDGLKYEDGSPIVADDIKYNVERSFSPDLPGGPDYAKMYLNAPADYQGPLHGQRLGPSAIEVPDAKTIIFHLKRPVAEFGYTVTLPTFAPVPIAKDTGVNYANHPFSSGPYKIQSYDRGKQLVLVRNPYWDAATDPVRKAYPDKIVVDQTLSSTNVADRMIADQNEDQDAISYADLDPSKVSSVITDPTVRSRLVSENSNCDALLDMDTSKPPFNNQNLRLAVEYAVDKSAYQAAAGGPALADIATTYLPPELTGGSSVDHFKIPPGGDLDKAKQYLAAGGSPGGFSTTLTVANTEEQRAESLQASLKRVGINVTINAVDPSVAYSVEGNKNTQTGLSLAGWCPDYPSAATFLPMMFDSRIISDVGNQGNITRFTDPSVDAEMDRIAGLTDVNAANQAWQALDAKIMDEAPAIPLAWQKKPLLVGSNIAGAFGAPVWSAQIDYATVGLKSLK; encoded by the coding sequence ATGACCAGGCGTACCCACGCCGCCCTCGCGGCAGCGATAGCGGCGACCCTCACCCTTGCCCTCGGGGCCTGTTCGAGCACCGGAAGCGGTTCCGGTGCGGACGAGAAGAGCCTCACCACGGCGGGCGACGGCATCGTCGGCGGCACCCCGGTGCGCGGCGGCACCCTGCACGTGCTGGCCGACCAGGACTTCTCCGACCTCGACCCGACCCGCAACTGGGTCGAGCCGGAGATGGACTTCGGCATCCGCTACCTCTACCGCACGCTGACCACCTTCAAGGCCGAACCGGGCTCGGGCGGCCTGCAGATCGTCCCGGACCTGGCCACCGACCTGGGCGAGCCGAGCGACGGCGACCGGACCTGGACCTTCCACCTCAAGGACGGCCTCAAGTACGAGGACGGCTCGCCGATCGTCGCCGACGACATCAAGTACAACGTGGAGCGCTCGTTCTCGCCGGATCTGCCCGGCGGCCCGGACTACGCCAAGATGTACCTCAACGCGCCCGCCGACTACCAGGGGCCGCTGCACGGCCAGCGCCTGGGCCCCTCGGCGATCGAGGTGCCGGACGCCAAGACCATCATCTTCCATCTCAAGCGCCCGGTGGCCGAGTTCGGCTACACCGTCACGCTGCCCACCTTCGCGCCGGTGCCGATCGCCAAGGACACCGGCGTCAACTACGCCAACCACCCGTTCTCGTCCGGGCCTTACAAGATCCAGAGTTACGACCGGGGCAAGCAACTGGTGCTGGTGCGCAACCCGTACTGGGACGCGGCCACCGACCCGGTCCGCAAGGCCTACCCCGACAAGATCGTGGTGGACCAGACGCTGAGCTCCACCAACGTCGCCGACCGGATGATCGCCGACCAGAACGAGGACCAGGACGCCATCTCCTACGCGGACCTCGACCCGTCCAAGGTCAGCAGCGTGATCACCGATCCGACGGTCAGGTCCCGCCTGGTCAGCGAGAACTCCAACTGCGACGCGCTGCTGGACATGGACACCAGCAAGCCGCCGTTCAACAACCAGAACCTGCGGCTCGCGGTCGAGTACGCGGTCGACAAGAGCGCCTACCAGGCGGCCGCCGGCGGCCCGGCGCTGGCCGACATCGCCACCACCTACCTGCCGCCGGAGCTCACCGGCGGCTCCTCGGTGGACCACTTCAAGATCCCGCCGGGCGGCGACCTGGACAAGGCCAAGCAGTACCTGGCGGCCGGTGGTTCGCCGGGCGGCTTCTCCACCACCCTGACCGTGGCCAACACCGAGGAGCAGCGCGCCGAGTCGCTGCAGGCCTCGCTCAAGCGGGTCGGCATCAACGTCACCATCAACGCGGTGGACCCCTCGGTCGCCTACTCGGTGGAAGGCAACAAGAACACCCAGACCGGTCTCTCGCTGGCGGGTTGGTGCCCCGACTATCCGTCGGCCGCCACCTTCCTGCCGATGATGTTCGACAGCCGGATCATCAGCGACGTCGGCAACCAGGGCAACATCACCCGCTTCACCGACCCGTCGGTGGACGCCGAGATGGACCGGATCGCCGGCCTGACCGACGTCAACGCGGCCAACCAGGCCTGGCAGGCGCTGGACGCCAAGATCATGGACGAGGCGCCCGCCATCCCGCTCGCCTGGCAGAAGAAGCCGCTGCTGGTCGGCTCCAACATCGCCGGGGCGTTCGGCGCACCGGTCTGGTCGGCGCAGATCGACTACGCCACCGTCGGCCTCAAGTCGTTGAAGTGA
- a CDS encoding aminopeptidase P family protein, with protein sequence MTRPIPSANTGSHDQPISAALAAFMGTSWAPTPLPEEARVPGHRVMPARRARLSAAFPGERLIVPAGQLKVRTNDVDYRFRPHSAFAWLTGLTGEEQVGNVLVLEPDGGQGHEPVLYLRPRAPRDGVSDEFYRDRRYGEFWAGRRPDLGEAAQLTGLRTEHSDALEKVLSLRRGAQRVLGGVDPVVDDLVDGAGDGVADAELAAVLGELRLIKDAWEIEQLQLAVDSTTLAFEDVVRALPAALRHRRGERWLEGVFNLRARAEGNGIGYESIVASGAHAGVLHWIRNNGALDPSQLLLLDAGVETDTLYTADITRTLPLSGTFSPVQRQVYELVLAAQQAGIAALRPGARYRDFHEAAMVVLAEGLADWGVLRIPAEEALRPGSGLYRRYTLCSSGHMLGLDMHDCAKARAGTYLDGVLEVGQVLTVEPGLYLQRDDLTLPMELRGIGVRIEDDLVITEDGARLMSSALPRTVAGIEEWMGTLLG encoded by the coding sequence GTGACCCGACCGATCCCCTCCGCCAACACCGGGAGCCACGACCAGCCCATCTCCGCCGCCCTCGCCGCCTTCATGGGCACCTCCTGGGCTCCCACCCCGCTGCCCGAAGAGGCCAGGGTCCCCGGCCACCGGGTGATGCCGGCCCGCCGGGCCCGGCTCTCCGCCGCCTTCCCCGGTGAGCGGCTGATCGTGCCGGCCGGTCAGCTCAAGGTGCGCACCAACGACGTCGACTACCGCTTCCGCCCGCACAGCGCCTTCGCCTGGCTCACCGGCCTGACCGGCGAGGAGCAGGTCGGCAACGTGCTGGTGCTGGAGCCGGACGGCGGCCAGGGCCATGAGCCGGTGCTCTACCTGCGACCGCGCGCGCCGCGCGACGGGGTCAGCGACGAGTTCTACCGAGACCGGCGGTACGGCGAGTTCTGGGCCGGCCGGCGCCCCGACCTGGGCGAGGCGGCCCAGCTGACCGGCCTGCGCACCGAGCACTCGGACGCCCTGGAGAAGGTGCTGAGCCTGCGCCGGGGCGCCCAGCGGGTGCTGGGCGGGGTCGACCCGGTGGTCGACGACCTGGTCGACGGCGCTGGTGACGGCGTAGCCGACGCCGAACTGGCCGCTGTGCTAGGAGAGTTGCGACTGATCAAGGACGCCTGGGAGATCGAGCAGCTGCAACTGGCCGTCGACAGCACCACGCTGGCCTTCGAGGACGTGGTGCGCGCACTGCCCGCCGCGCTGCGCCACCGGCGCGGGGAACGCTGGCTCGAGGGCGTCTTCAACCTGCGCGCCCGCGCCGAGGGCAACGGCATCGGCTACGAGAGCATCGTGGCCTCCGGCGCCCACGCCGGCGTGCTGCACTGGATCCGCAACAACGGCGCGCTCGACCCGAGTCAACTGCTGCTGCTGGACGCCGGCGTGGAGACCGACACGCTCTACACCGCCGACATCACCCGCACGCTGCCGCTCAGCGGCACCTTCTCCCCGGTGCAGCGCCAGGTCTACGAACTGGTGCTGGCCGCCCAGCAGGCGGGCATCGCGGCGCTGCGCCCCGGCGCCCGCTACCGCGACTTCCACGAGGCGGCGATGGTGGTGCTGGCCGAGGGCCTGGCCGACTGGGGCGTGCTGCGGATCCCGGCCGAAGAGGCGCTGCGCCCGGGCAGCGGGCTCTACCGGCGCTACACGCTCTGCAGCAGCGGGCACATGCTGGGTCTGGACATGCACGACTGCGCGAAGGCGCGGGCCGGCACCTACCTGGACGGGGTGCTGGAGGTCGGGCAGGTACTGACCGTCGAACCCGGCCTCTACCTGCAGCGGGACGATCTGACGCTGCCGATGGAACTGCGCGGGATCGGGGTGCGGATCGAGGACGACCTGGTGATCACCGAGGACGGCGCCCGCCTGATGTCGAGCGCGCTGCCGCGCACGGTGGCCGGGATCGAGGAGTGGATGGGGACGCTGCTCGGGTGA
- a CDS encoding PPOX class F420-dependent oxidoreductase: protein MTEDAWRAFLTAGTRTAKLSTVRADGRPHVTPIWFLLDGEDIVFNTARTGVKGRNLARDPRVALCVDDEQPPFAFALIEGRAELSEDLAEVRAWATRIAARYMGEERAEEYGARNGVPGELLVRVRIGRVNAQSGVAD from the coding sequence ATGACCGAGGACGCCTGGCGCGCCTTCCTCACCGCCGGCACCCGCACCGCCAAACTCTCCACCGTACGGGCCGACGGGCGCCCCCATGTGACGCCGATCTGGTTCCTGCTGGACGGCGAGGACATCGTCTTCAACACCGCCCGCACCGGCGTCAAGGGTCGCAACCTGGCCCGCGACCCCCGGGTGGCGCTCTGCGTCGACGACGAGCAGCCGCCGTTCGCCTTCGCCTTGATCGAGGGCCGCGCCGAGCTGAGCGAGGACCTCGCCGAGGTGCGCGCCTGGGCCACCCGGATCGCCGCGCGCTACATGGGCGAGGAGCGGGCCGAGGAGTACGGCGCCCGCAACGGCGTGCCGGGCGAACTGCTGGTCCGGGTACGGATCGGCCGCGTCAACGCCCAGAGCGGCGTGGCCGACTGA
- a CDS encoding GNAT family N-acetyltransferase, whose protein sequence is MDTNVQSFAVANLRRRPVVIETGGFVVGFDPSTTSPYINYATPLPGAEPTAEDVAALIAAFRERGLKPRLEFAPDAAPAVQPALLAAGFTVEAVHEYLVCTPATLAVPPAGPGTPVVETPATEEDYTSVDAALSEAFAGEFTSSPEGAARLRRTQEMGGAVRFVRSPDGGCAGGAMTSAPAVGTSELAGVGTRPAHRGQGIAATVTAVLAETMFAGGAESVWLEYSGEGSRRVYERVGFRPHGTRLYISLED, encoded by the coding sequence GTGGACACCAATGTCCAGAGCTTTGCCGTCGCCAACCTCCGTCGTCGCCCCGTGGTCATCGAGACCGGCGGCTTCGTCGTGGGGTTCGACCCCAGCACCACCAGCCCGTACATCAACTACGCGACCCCGCTGCCCGGCGCCGAGCCGACCGCCGAGGACGTCGCCGCGCTGATCGCGGCCTTCCGTGAGCGCGGACTCAAGCCGCGCCTGGAGTTCGCCCCCGACGCCGCGCCCGCCGTCCAACCCGCGCTGCTGGCAGCCGGGTTCACCGTCGAGGCGGTGCACGAGTACCTGGTCTGCACCCCGGCCACGCTGGCCGTCCCGCCCGCCGGACCCGGTACCCCCGTGGTGGAGACCCCGGCCACCGAGGAGGACTACACCTCGGTCGACGCGGCCCTCTCCGAGGCCTTCGCCGGTGAGTTCACCTCCTCCCCGGAAGGTGCGGCCCGCCTGCGCCGCACCCAGGAGATGGGCGGTGCGGTCCGCTTCGTCCGTTCCCCCGACGGAGGTTGCGCTGGTGGCGCGATGACCTCGGCCCCGGCCGTCGGCACGTCGGAGCTGGCCGGGGTCGGCACCCGCCCCGCCCACCGCGGCCAGGGCATCGCCGCCACCGTCACCGCTGTGCTGGCCGAGACGATGTTCGCCGGTGGGGCGGAGTCGGTCTGGCTGGAGTACTCGGGTGAGGGCTCGCGCCGGGTGTACGAGCGGGTCGGGTTCCGGCCGCACGGAACCCGGCTGTACATCTCGCTGGAGGACTGA
- a CDS encoding nitronate monooxygenase — MFTLDELTLPIIAAPMAGGASTPELVAAVNAAGGLGWLAAGYKSAAAMTEQISATRKLTDRPFGVNLFVPAASDPAALADLPAYRAELLPEAERWDIALPERITPDDEDWAAKIAALLADPVPVLSYTFALPTRQEADALRAVGTAQVATVTSVAEALAAAELGLDALCVQGPEAGGHRGTHAVTAAPGTERLLDVPLLDLLALVRAAVDLPLIAAGGLGDGPRIAAALAAGAAAVQLGTSYLLTDEAGTSAPHRAALADPAFSETVRTRAFTGRVARGLRNSFTDRHADHAPHAYPEVHHLTAPLRAAATGRGDTQHMHLWAGTAFREARPGGAAELTARLWASAQL, encoded by the coding sequence GTGTTCACTCTCGACGAGCTGACCCTGCCGATCATCGCCGCCCCGATGGCGGGCGGTGCCTCCACTCCCGAACTGGTCGCGGCCGTGAACGCCGCCGGCGGCCTCGGCTGGCTGGCCGCCGGCTACAAGAGCGCCGCCGCCATGACCGAACAGATCTCCGCTACACGCAAGTTGACCGACCGTCCGTTCGGCGTGAACCTCTTCGTGCCGGCCGCCAGTGACCCGGCCGCGCTCGCCGATCTGCCCGCCTACCGTGCCGAGCTGCTGCCCGAGGCGGAGCGCTGGGACATCGCACTGCCCGAGCGGATCACGCCGGACGACGAGGACTGGGCCGCCAAGATCGCCGCGCTGCTCGCCGACCCGGTCCCGGTGCTCTCCTACACCTTCGCCCTGCCGACCCGTCAGGAGGCGGACGCCCTGCGTGCGGTGGGGACGGCGCAGGTGGCCACGGTCACCAGCGTGGCCGAGGCCCTGGCGGCGGCCGAGCTGGGCCTGGACGCGCTCTGCGTCCAGGGACCCGAGGCCGGTGGGCACCGCGGCACGCACGCCGTCACCGCCGCGCCGGGCACCGAGCGACTGCTGGACGTTCCGCTGCTCGACCTGCTGGCCCTGGTGCGCGCCGCCGTCGACCTGCCGCTGATCGCGGCCGGCGGGCTCGGCGACGGCCCCCGGATCGCCGCCGCGCTCGCCGCGGGGGCCGCCGCCGTCCAACTCGGCACGTCCTACCTGCTCACCGACGAGGCCGGCACCTCCGCTCCGCACCGCGCCGCCCTGGCCGACCCCGCCTTCAGCGAGACCGTCCGCACCCGGGCTTTCACCGGCCGGGTCGCCCGCGGCCTGCGGAACTCCTTCACCGACCGGCACGCCGACCACGCTCCGCACGCCTACCCCGAGGTGCACCACCTCACCGCCCCGCTGCGGGCCGCGGCCACCGGGCGCGGGGACACCCAGCACATGCACCTGTGGGCCGGGACGGCGTTCCGCGAGGCGCGGCCCGGGGGAGCGGCGGAGCTGACGGCGCGGCTGTGGGCGAGCGCACAGCTCTGA
- a CDS encoding response regulator transcription factor: protein MIRVLLVDDHPVVRRGLRAMVDELPELSAVGEAGDGAEALRLLEALPGPERPDVVLMDLQMGAGMHGVEATRRINALPDPPAVLILTTYSTDADILAAVEAGATGYLLKDAPPQELVAAVRAASRGETVLAPPVAARLLGRVRAGRPTLSPREAEILQLLAEGLANRQISKRLFISEATVKTHLVHIYEKLGVDSRTAAIAAGLSSGLIRAS from the coding sequence ATGATCCGGGTCCTGCTGGTCGACGACCACCCCGTGGTGCGGCGCGGCCTGCGCGCCATGGTGGACGAACTGCCCGAGCTCTCAGCGGTCGGCGAGGCCGGCGACGGCGCCGAGGCACTGCGCCTGCTGGAGGCTCTGCCCGGCCCCGAGCGGCCCGACGTGGTGCTGATGGACCTGCAGATGGGCGCCGGCATGCACGGTGTCGAGGCGACCCGGCGGATCAACGCGCTGCCCGACCCGCCCGCCGTGCTGATCCTGACCACCTACAGCACCGACGCCGACATCCTGGCCGCCGTCGAGGCCGGCGCGACCGGTTACCTGCTCAAGGACGCCCCGCCGCAGGAACTGGTCGCCGCGGTGCGGGCGGCTTCGCGGGGCGAGACGGTGCTGGCCCCGCCGGTGGCGGCCCGGCTGCTCGGGCGGGTCCGGGCCGGCCGTCCCACCCTGTCGCCCCGGGAGGCCGAGATCCTCCAACTGCTCGCCGAGGGCCTGGCGAACCGTCAGATCTCCAAACGCCTCTTCATCAGCGAGGCCACCGTCAAGACCCACCTGGTGCACATCTACGAGAAGCTCGGCGTGGACAGCCGCACCGCCGCCATCGCGGCCGGCCTGAGCAGCGGCCTGATCCGGGCCAGCTGA
- a CDS encoding sensor histidine kinase, with amino-acid sequence MSRLNHPAPGRAGHSASTPALRTMNVALHGLFFALLAALLLRGLLVGELSHGGPGLAGLVLALVLGAAYAVGGRVERVRTDRRWAGGWLAAVVLLWTALTLLHPEFCYLVFPLYFVCLHLLPVRWAVPAVLALTGIVVAGQAGTEGGLSTAKVLGPLAGAAVALLTAYGYAALYRESRARQHLIEDLVRTESKLVASQREAGRLAERQRLAREIHDTLAQGLSSIVMLARAAEAALPADPQAAAERIGEVGRTAAENLAEARRFVRALTPPALDDATLAEALRRLSAGRGAVFHLDGEPYPLPVEAEVALLRLTQEALANAVRHAAAGRIAVTLSYLDDEVTLDVFDDGVGFDPRELADPTGTGGFGLHGMRERIEALGGSLTVESAPGEGTAVAVSLPLGELPSAGFAVDGLPADGFPSDGLLGDGLAVDALVADGNGAAESIADGFDPRGLGPDGFDPDGLRTDGFGTAGGAGRREKYAPAAFIASGLIVEPFTPDHSAEGRR; translated from the coding sequence GTGAGCCGCCTCAACCACCCCGCCCCCGGCCGCGCCGGACATTCCGCGAGCACGCCAGCCCTGCGGACGATGAACGTCGCCCTGCACGGGCTCTTCTTCGCCCTGCTGGCCGCGCTGCTGCTGCGCGGTCTGCTGGTCGGTGAGCTGAGCCACGGTGGCCCGGGCCTGGCCGGCCTGGTCCTCGCGCTCGTGCTCGGTGCCGCCTACGCGGTCGGCGGCCGGGTCGAGCGGGTGCGCACCGACCGGCGCTGGGCCGGCGGCTGGCTGGCCGCCGTGGTGCTGCTCTGGACGGCGCTCACCCTGCTGCATCCCGAGTTCTGCTACCTCGTCTTCCCGCTCTACTTCGTCTGCCTGCACCTGCTGCCGGTGCGCTGGGCGGTGCCCGCCGTGCTCGCGCTGACCGGCATCGTGGTGGCCGGTCAGGCCGGCACCGAGGGCGGGCTCAGCACGGCGAAGGTGCTCGGCCCGCTGGCCGGCGCCGCGGTCGCACTGCTCACCGCCTACGGCTACGCAGCGCTCTATCGGGAGAGCCGCGCCCGTCAGCACCTGATCGAGGATCTGGTACGCACCGAGAGCAAGCTGGTGGCCAGCCAGCGTGAGGCCGGGCGGCTCGCGGAGCGTCAGCGGCTGGCCCGGGAGATCCATGACACCCTCGCCCAGGGGCTGTCCAGCATCGTGATGCTGGCGCGCGCGGCGGAGGCGGCGCTGCCCGCCGATCCGCAGGCCGCCGCCGAGCGGATCGGCGAGGTGGGCCGTACCGCCGCCGAGAATCTCGCCGAGGCCCGCCGCTTCGTCCGGGCGCTGACCCCGCCGGCGCTGGACGACGCCACCCTCGCCGAGGCGCTGCGCCGGCTCTCGGCCGGGCGCGGCGCCGTCTTCCATCTCGACGGCGAGCCCTACCCGCTGCCGGTGGAGGCCGAGGTGGCGCTGCTGCGGCTCACCCAGGAGGCACTGGCCAACGCGGTACGGCACGCTGCGGCCGGCCGGATCGCGGTGACTCTCAGCTACCTGGATGACGAGGTCACGCTCGACGTGTTCGACGACGGTGTGGGCTTCGACCCCCGGGAGCTGGCCGACCCGACCGGCACCGGCGGCTTCGGCCTGCACGGGATGCGGGAACGGATAGAGGCCCTCGGCGGCAGCCTCACGGTCGAGTCCGCTCCGGGTGAGGGCACGGCGGTGGCGGTCTCGCTGCCGCTCGGCGAGCTCCCGTCGGCCGGTTTCGCGGTGGACGGTCTCCCGGCTGATGGTTTCCCGTCGGACGGTCTCCTGGGGGACGGCCTCGCGGTCGACGCTCTCGTGGCGGACGGCAACGGTGCGGCAGAGTCCATCGCGGACGGCTTCGACCCGCGCGGCCTCGGTCCGGACGGCTTTGACCCGGACGGCTTGCGGACGGACGGCTTCGGCACAGCCGGCGGGGCCGGTCGCCGGGAGAAGTACGCGCCCGCCGCGTTCATCGCCTCCGGGCTGATCGTCGAGCCGTTCACTCCCGACCACTCCGCGGAGGGCAGGCGATGA
- a CDS encoding ABC transporter permease, with translation MFVALRDIRFARGRFALMGAVVTLITTLVVFLYGLTGGLASASSSTVAGLPADRIVFGAPAGAAATVSFSSSTISAEQQTGWAGGPGISAVEPFGLSMTRLTADGTAASVSVLGVPSALLPSLRSGSAPSDEQVAVGADTAADNHLTVGEQVRIGPKTLTVSAITDQRSYAHAPTVWTTLSTWQALSGQGRPTALAITTGPGADLGALDRAQNTKAVTVDDALAGIDGYSAEQGSLQLIQGFLFAVSALVVGAFFTVWTVQRKPDIAVLKAVGASSAYLVRDALAQAAVVLLAGALLGGAAGAIGGAVASAGVPFDLSPSSVVVPVTAMVLLGLLGAVLAVRRITSVDPIAALGANR, from the coding sequence ATGTTCGTCGCCCTGCGGGACATCCGCTTCGCCAGGGGTCGCTTCGCCCTGATGGGCGCGGTGGTCACGCTGATCACCACCCTCGTCGTCTTCCTCTACGGACTGACCGGCGGGCTGGCCTCCGCGTCCTCCTCCACGGTCGCCGGGCTGCCGGCCGACCGGATCGTCTTCGGCGCGCCGGCCGGTGCCGCGGCGACCGTCTCGTTCAGCTCCAGCACCATCTCGGCCGAGCAGCAGACCGGCTGGGCCGGCGGCCCGGGCATCTCCGCGGTCGAGCCGTTCGGCCTGTCGATGACCCGGCTGACAGCCGACGGCACAGCCGCCTCGGTCAGCGTGCTCGGTGTCCCCAGCGCGCTGCTGCCCTCGCTGCGTTCGGGCAGCGCACCGAGCGACGAGCAGGTCGCCGTGGGGGCCGACACCGCCGCCGACAACCACCTGACCGTGGGCGAGCAGGTCCGGATAGGGCCGAAGACCCTCACCGTCAGCGCGATCACCGACCAGCGCTCCTACGCCCACGCGCCGACCGTCTGGACCACCCTGTCCACCTGGCAGGCGCTCAGCGGCCAGGGCCGGCCCACCGCCCTGGCGATCACCACCGGCCCGGGCGCCGACCTCGGCGCCCTCGACCGGGCCCAGAACACCAAGGCCGTCACGGTCGACGACGCGCTGGCCGGCATCGACGGCTACTCGGCCGAGCAAGGCAGCCTGCAACTGATCCAGGGCTTCCTGTTCGCGGTCAGCGCCTTGGTGGTCGGCGCCTTCTTCACCGTCTGGACGGTGCAGCGCAAGCCCGACATCGCGGTCCTCAAGGCGGTCGGCGCGAGCAGCGCCTACCTGGTCCGGGACGCCCTGGCGCAAGCCGCCGTGGTGCTGCTGGCCGGTGCCCTGCTCGGCGGAGCGGCGGGCGCGATCGGCGGAGCGGTCGCCTCCGCCGGGGTGCCCTTCGACCTGAGCCCGTCCAGCGTCGTCGTGCCGGTCACCGCCATGGTCCTGCTGGGCCTGCTCGGCGCCGTGCTCGCGGTGCGCCGGATCACCTCCGTCGACCCGATCGCCGCCCTCGGGGCCAACCGATGA